One genomic window of Haloferax mediterranei ATCC 33500 includes the following:
- a CDS encoding nucleotide-binding protein: MVEAFAVASGKGGTGKTTSTLALGMALAEDYDVTVIDADTGMANLLFHAGLNDADVTLHDLLIAERDVAVEDAVYDRFGMSVVPCGTSLAAFEAADPGRLRDVVAELASNTDVLLLDSPAALGSKSAVLPIVLADRIVVVLQPTVPSLSDGLKVQEYAHSYGTDTAGVVFNRVRPDENVDRIAEQAGRYFGGQTLASIPESDAVRAARREGKPLLAHAPADPAADAFREAAARLDVRDGDGSDVAERFKNAVVPERI; the protein is encoded by the coding sequence ATGGTTGAGGCGTTCGCCGTCGCCAGTGGAAAAGGCGGCACGGGGAAGACGACGAGTACACTCGCGCTCGGGATGGCGCTCGCCGAGGACTACGACGTGACCGTCATCGATGCCGACACGGGGATGGCGAATCTCCTGTTTCACGCCGGACTCAACGATGCCGACGTGACGCTCCACGACCTCCTTATCGCCGAACGAGATGTCGCCGTCGAAGATGCTGTTTACGACCGGTTCGGGATGTCGGTTGTCCCCTGTGGAACGAGTCTTGCGGCGTTCGAAGCGGCGGACCCCGGCAGGCTTCGCGACGTGGTCGCCGAACTCGCAAGCAACACCGACGTGCTTCTTCTCGACTCGCCCGCTGCACTCGGGTCGAAGAGCGCGGTCTTGCCTATCGTCCTCGCCGACAGAATCGTCGTCGTACTCCAACCGACTGTCCCCTCACTTTCTGACGGTCTGAAGGTTCAGGAGTACGCTCACTCCTACGGGACCGACACCGCAGGTGTGGTGTTCAACCGCGTTCGACCCGACGAAAACGTCGACCGAATCGCCGAACAAGCGGGCCGGTATTTCGGCGGCCAGACGCTCGCGTCGATTCCCGAGAGTGACGCAGTTCGCGCCGCCCGGCGGGAGGGAAAACCCCTTTTGGCACACGCACCCGCCGACCCGGCGGCCGACGCCTTCCGCGAGGCTGCCGCCCGATTAGATGTCCGCGACGGCGATGGAAGCGACGTGGCTGAGCGATTCAAAAACGCCGTCGTTCCCGAGCGTATATGA